A stretch of Henckelia pumila isolate YLH828 chromosome 4, ASM3356847v2, whole genome shotgun sequence DNA encodes these proteins:
- the LOC140864518 gene encoding putative late blight resistance protein homolog R1A-10: MAVVAYAALMSLLNTSEFILHPSHQWLRINILQIESLQQKVHLLQEFLEDYSHIAHQEMAGVESQIAAAAYAAEEIIESYVLALIRTRSWGSEANNSTGHFSQFIHEIIEVIEYLIENKLTRIKESIGKFEEDPTFIDYSPAMPSRSAPKEQETMVGFDEKLEEILDILTGQQSNRQILAIVGMGGIGKTTLANNAYQHPLIKHHFDICAWATISQKYSARNIIYEMLSEIGQSRSESHLRDDQLGQTKCDTGEEQLGEVLYKKLFGRRYLIVLDDLWSIEAWDEIKRFLPDFGNRSRIMITTRVKKVAEQLSSCPLFELDLLDDNSSWELLSEKVFGHQQGCPPELEELGKTIAKNCKGLPLAIVVIGGLLAKSDKTRDSWKHVTGNLNSIINSEDNEKCLEMLYLSYNNLPIYLKPCFLYLTVARQPYNMYIPMLIQEWVSEGFLKPIRGKSLEEAAHEYIAELVDRNLFIVSSRGVSGNLLRCGVHDLLIDLCWREVKKINLFGVIYDKKPKFISHLFTRPSILEPQGSVPRSLDILGQVSPSQSITSGSYSAPWYASHLQLLRVLIMTDSILPDENSELMNLRFLSFHGRLDGNSILRFYSLMSLFWNLQTLRIDSSLSEPIFLPPEIWCLPHLRHLVIERCVLPGPPIQKHDFHILENLQTLATVVYFRCTEEVYRRLPNLKDLGVLYGRLPPGVEWPFFQLHNLVHLHKLQILNFQVDSSISWKYLSFPLSLKELNLSGCRLPWEDMSIVGSLPNLEGLQLWFHACKGKTWCPTQGQFVKLKVLLIGEIELVNWKADKTHFPVIERLILGYLNLEEFPQEFGEHPTLTKIEVVSCGDSTKGWAEEVGEEQQSYGNEGFRVIIL; the protein is encoded by the coding sequence ATGGCGGTGGTGGCGTATGCAGCTCTAATGTCTCTTCTGAATACTTCAGAGTTCATCTTGCACCCTTCCCACCAATGGCTACGTATAAACATATTACAGATTGAGTCCTTGCAGCAAAAGGTTCATCTCCTTCAAGAATTTCTCGAAGATTATTCACACATAGCCCACCAAGAAATGGCTGGAGTGGAGAGTCAAATTGCAGCTGCAGCTTATGCAGCAGAGGAAATCATCGAGTCCTATGTATTGGCTCTCATTCGAACACGATCTTGGGGCAGCGAGGCGAACAACTCGACAGGCCACTTCTCCCAATTTATCCATGAAATTATAGAAGTGATAGAGTATCTGATCGAGAACAAGCTGACGAGGATAAAAGAGAGTATTGGGAAATTTGAGGAAGATCCAACTTTCATAGATTATTCGCCTGCAATGCCGTCAAGATCAGCTCCCAAGGAGCAAGAGACTATGGTGGGTTTCGATGAAAAGTTGGAGGAAATATTGGATATACTCACTGGACAGCAATCAAATCGCCAAATCTTAGCAATTGTTGGAATGGGAGGAATCGGTAAGACCACTCTTGCTAACAATGCCTACCAACATCCACTTATTAAGCATCACTTTGATATTTGTGCTTGGGCTACAATATCTCAAAAATATAGTGCTCGAAATATCATTTATGAAATGCTATCAGAAATTGGACAAAGTAGATCAGAGAGTCATTTACGTGATGATCAGCTGGGCCAAACCAAGTGTGATACTGGTGAAGAACAATTGGGTGAAGTATTGTACAAAAAGTTATTCGGTAGAAGATATTTGATCGTGCTGGACGATTTATGGAGCATTGAGGCTTGGGATGAGATAAAACGATTCCTTCCAGATTTTGGAAACAGAAGTCGAATCATGATAACGACGAGGGTAAAGAAGGTGGCAGAGCAATTGAGCTCTTGTCCGCTCTTTGAACTGGATTTGTTAGATGACAACAGCAGTTGGGAATTGTTGAGCGAGAAAGTTTTCGGACATCAACAAGGCTGTCCTCCTGAACTGGAAGAATTAGGGAAGACCATTGCGAAAAATTGCAAAGGACTTCCTCTAGCAATTGTGGTGATTGGCGGACTCCTCGCCAAGTCGGATAAGACAAGGGATTCATGGAAGCATGTCACAGGAAATTTGAACTCAATAATAAATTCGGAGGACAACGAGAAATGCCTGGAGATGTTATATTTGAGTTACAATAACTTGCCTATTTATTTGAAACCATGCTTTCTCTACTTGACTGTGGCTCGACAACCATATAATATGTATATCCCTATGCTCATCCAGGAATGGGTTTCTGAAGGATTTCTAAAACCAATAAGAGGTAAAAGCTTGGAAGAGGCAGCACATGAATACATAGCCGAACTTGTTGATAGAAACCTCTTTATAGTTAGTAGCCGAGGGGTCTCTGGTAACTTACTACGTTGTGGTGTGCATGATCTCTTGATAGACCTATGCTGGAGAGAGGTGAAAAAAATAAACCTGTTTGGTGTGATATATGATAAGAAACCAAAATTCATCTCTCACCTCTTTACTCGTCCATCTATCTTGGAACCCCAAGGATCCGTCCCACGTTCCCTTGATATATTGGGACAGGTATCACCAAGTCAGTCTATAACTAGTGGGTCGTATAGCGCGCCATGGTACGCTAGTCATTTACAATTGTTGAGGGTGTTGATAATGACTGATTCAATTCTACCTGATGAAAACTCGGAGCTAATGAACCTGCGGTTCTTGTCTTTCCATGGTCGTTTGGATGGGAATTCTATTTTGAGGTTTTATTCTTTGATGTCCCTGTTTTGGAATCTACAGACTCTGCGAATTGATAGTTCCTTATCTGAGCCTATATTTCTGCCACCGGAAATTTGGTGTTTGCCACACCTTAGGCATCTCGTAATTGAGAGATGTGTTTTACCTGGTCCTCCCATTCAAAAACATGATTTTCATATTTTGGAAAATCTGCAGACTCTGGCCACGGTTGTATATTTTAGGTGCACTGAGGAGGTTTATAGAAGACTACCAAATCTGAAGGACTTAGGAGTTCTGTATGGTCGTCTACCCCCAGGAGTGGAATGGCCCTTCTTTCAGCTGCACAATCTTGTCCACTTACACAAACTCCAAATACTAAATTTCCAAGTAGATAGCTCGATATCTTGGAAATATCTAAGCTTCCCACTGTCTctcaaagagttgaatttaagTGGCTGCAGGTTACCTTGGGAAGATATGAGCATTGTGGGTTCATTGCCTAATCTAGAGGGACTTCAGCTTTGGTTCCACGCATGTAAAGGGAAGACTTGGTGTCCAACACAAGGGCAATTTGTTAAATTGAAAGTGTTGCTGATTGGGGAGATTGAATTGGTCAATTGGAAAGCAGACAAGACGCACTTCCCAGTCATCGAGCGCTTGATTCTTGGATATTTAAATTTAGAGGAATTTCCTCAAGAATTTGGGGAACACCCAACACTTACAAAAATTGAAGTGGTATCTTGTGGCGATTCTACCAAGGGTTGGGCAGAGGAAGTAGGTGAGGAACAACAGAGCTATGGAAATGAAGGCTTTCGAGTCATAATACTTTGA